One genomic region from Haloterrigena gelatinilytica encodes:
- a CDS encoding ABC transporter permease: MVDEESSDRSALGRWLALVRFAAGRIATQARRTPRRTAVTVGLVAITIALLVIVTGISVALAGDTAADDNEADLRVVPHEGGTFSPVVGVEGPRLSDVHDRTETIDDRADVDYATPVLMEVVQARSPEGNGSVNVMAVGVVPRESSPPVGGVPTDPLEPGDPHYANGSYDGTRTGDVVLSTAASDQLEASEGASLVVRGSQMTANASAGTYEVTAVEEADTASLSDGLPVVVLRLSELQTLTGADDEDLADQVLVGTDSDDAHEAIEETYPNATVESGTEPGLAALQEDDLALATSLITLIVGIGICTLFVTTATGLLVERERRTLAVLSAVGFPGRSRLAVVAVMTLTLTVVGAAVGIALGYAGVAVTNWIATSTVTSSPIATTDPLFVPYALAIAVVAGLFALPYPLYLTTKTDVVAELRQ; the protein is encoded by the coding sequence ATGGTCGATGAGGAGTCGAGCGACCGCTCCGCGCTCGGCCGCTGGCTCGCCCTCGTTCGCTTCGCCGCCGGCCGGATCGCCACGCAGGCCCGGCGGACGCCGCGCCGGACCGCCGTGACGGTCGGTCTCGTCGCGATCACGATCGCGCTCCTCGTGATCGTCACCGGGATCAGCGTCGCGCTCGCGGGCGACACGGCTGCCGACGACAACGAGGCCGATCTCCGCGTCGTGCCCCACGAGGGCGGCACCTTCTCCCCGGTCGTCGGGGTCGAGGGGCCGCGGCTCAGCGACGTCCACGACCGAACCGAGACGATCGACGACCGGGCCGACGTCGACTACGCGACGCCGGTGCTCATGGAGGTCGTCCAGGCCCGATCGCCCGAGGGGAACGGGTCGGTGAACGTCATGGCCGTCGGTGTCGTCCCGCGCGAGTCGTCGCCGCCGGTCGGCGGCGTCCCGACGGACCCGCTGGAGCCGGGCGATCCCCACTACGCGAACGGGAGCTACGACGGCACCCGAACCGGCGACGTCGTCCTCTCGACGGCGGCGTCCGACCAGCTCGAGGCGTCCGAGGGGGCGTCGCTGGTGGTCAGGGGGTCGCAGATGACCGCCAACGCCAGCGCCGGAACCTACGAGGTGACCGCCGTCGAGGAGGCCGACACCGCGAGCCTCTCGGACGGCCTCCCGGTGGTGGTCCTCCGGTTGAGCGAACTCCAGACGCTGACCGGCGCCGACGACGAGGACCTGGCCGATCAGGTGCTCGTGGGCACGGACTCGGACGACGCTCACGAGGCCATCGAGGAGACGTATCCGAACGCGACGGTCGAGTCGGGCACCGAGCCCGGGCTGGCCGCGCTCCAGGAGGACGACCTCGCGCTGGCGACGAGCCTCATCACGCTGATCGTCGGGATCGGCATCTGTACGCTGTTCGTCACGACCGCGACGGGGCTGCTCGTCGAACGCGAACGCCGGACCCTCGCCGTCCTCTCGGCGGTCGGCTTCCCCGGCCGCTCGCGGCTCGCCGTCGTCGCCGTGATGACGCTGACGCTGACGGTCGTCGGCGCCGCGGTCGGGATCGCGCTCGGCTACGCGGGCGTCGCGGTCACGAACTGGATCGCGACGTCGACGGTGACGTCGTCGCCGATCGCGACGACCGATCCGCTGTTCGTCCCGTACGCGCTCGCGATCGCCGTCGTCGCCGGCCTGTTCGCGCTTCCCTACCCGCTGTACCTCACGACGAAAACGGACGTCGTCGCCGAACTCAGACAGTAA
- the aglF gene encoding UTP--glucose-1-phosphate uridylyltransferase AglF, with translation MKAVVLAAGEGTRLRPLTEDKPKGMVEVDEKPILTHCFDQLVSLGADELIVVVGYLKEKIIDHYGDEYEGVPITYTHQREQKGLAHALLSVEEHIDDDFMLMLGDNVFQANLGDVVRRQQEDRADAAFLVEEVPWDEADRYGVCDTNKFGEITDVVEKPDDPPSNLVMTGFYTFTPAIFHACHLVQPSNRGEYEISEAIDLLIQSGRTIDAIGLEGWRIDVGYPEDREEAEERLSDLEVRS, from the coding sequence ATGAAAGCAGTCGTACTCGCGGCCGGCGAGGGAACGCGGCTTCGACCGCTCACCGAGGACAAACCCAAGGGAATGGTCGAGGTCGACGAGAAACCGATTCTCACCCACTGTTTCGATCAACTGGTGTCGCTCGGCGCGGACGAGCTGATCGTCGTCGTCGGCTATCTGAAGGAGAAGATCATCGATCACTACGGCGACGAGTACGAAGGCGTCCCGATTACGTATACCCACCAGCGCGAACAAAAGGGGCTCGCCCACGCCTTGTTGAGCGTCGAGGAGCACATCGACGACGACTTCATGCTGATGCTCGGCGACAACGTGTTTCAGGCGAACCTCGGGGATGTCGTGCGCCGGCAACAGGAAGATCGTGCCGACGCCGCGTTCCTGGTCGAAGAAGTCCCGTGGGACGAGGCCGACCGGTATGGTGTCTGTGATACGAATAAATTCGGCGAGATTACCGACGTCGTCGAGAAGCCCGACGATCCGCCGTCGAATCTGGTGATGACCGGGTTCTACACGTTTACGCCGGCCATCTTCCACGCGTGTCATTTAGTACAGCCGTCCAACCGCGGCGAGTACGAGATCAGCGAGGCAATCGACTTACTGATTCAGAGCGGACGGACTATCGATGCGATCGGACTCGAGGGATGGCGGATCGACGTCGGCTATCCAGAGGATCGAGAAGAAGCAGAAGAACGATTATCTGATCTTGAAGTTAGAAGCTGA
- a CDS encoding HVO_A0556 family zinc finger protein: MQEAVDGTVAVHPVVDALEGKRCTFCDEGELVQGVYKGKNAVICESCETPTAQLW; this comes from the coding sequence ATGCAAGAAGCCGTAGACGGAACCGTCGCCGTGCATCCGGTAGTCGACGCGCTCGAGGGCAAACGCTGTACGTTCTGCGACGAGGGAGAGCTCGTGCAGGGAGTCTACAAGGGGAAGAACGCTGTAATCTGCGAGTCCTGCGAGACGCCCACCGCACAGCTCTGGTAA
- a CDS encoding acyltransferase, whose product MAFSDNISFLKEIGPVSSIKTVYYSLKHTGSLYSLVIGPKTIVDINSGTEFDLPESIIFGATSTRESNPLLRRSLLSTGSGAQITSTGPHAARIGPGTVVRIEGEFSMGDSFMNGDCRIICEDKITIGDEVAIAWDVTILDTDRHNLIIKGERTPATSPIEIKDHVWIGHGATISKGVTINEGAVIASNSVVTKDVPPRTLVGGVPAEIIHENIQWEP is encoded by the coding sequence ATGGCATTTTCTGATAACATATCATTTTTAAAGGAAATTGGGCCGGTATCGTCAATAAAAACCGTGTATTACTCACTAAAGCATACTGGGTCACTATATTCACTTGTTATCGGCCCCAAAACAATCGTTGATATCAATAGTGGTACTGAGTTCGATCTTCCAGAAAGCATTATATTTGGGGCAACAAGTACACGGGAATCAAATCCCTTACTTCGGCGCTCATTGCTTTCAACCGGTAGTGGCGCCCAGATAACGTCAACAGGTCCCCATGCAGCACGTATTGGTCCAGGTACTGTCGTTCGTATTGAAGGCGAATTCTCAATGGGAGATTCATTTATGAATGGTGACTGCCGAATAATATGTGAAGATAAAATCACGATTGGGGATGAAGTTGCGATAGCTTGGGATGTAACAATACTTGACACTGATCGGCATAATCTCATAATCAAAGGAGAACGCACACCTGCTACTTCTCCCATAGAAATTAAGGATCATGTCTGGATAGGCCACGGTGCTACAATCAGTAAGGGTGTTACAATCAATGAAGGAGCTGTTATTGCAAGTAACAGTGTAGTCACAAAAGATGTTCCACCAAGAACACTTGTAGGAGGAGTACCTGCTGAGATTATACATGAGAACATTCAATGGGAACCCTGA
- a CDS encoding polysaccharide pyruvyl transferase family protein → MYSPESIFHGLKNPSLIPREIRHQIKKKTPHDFGIQGSYYTGNIGDRALAEQFKNQIQKDGHSARIFGRNTRDSNTPHRVLGGGGVLHDWYGTEHLKRRLAYVNGGEKGFIIGVGVPGFQSSEARDLVSRILPELDLITVRDEWSKRNIKSVCDVDVSVTACPVFLYEDPDMKTAGQTGVNFRPYFGQEDKQDSVLLDYFGYEDIREAKTTYIDNAQKICEQIPNPIFIPFHSTDEEFARKYLDVPILDYDFSVETTLKRVSRMERMVATRYHSLIFAAICGKPVLPIAYEPKVKAVAERLEVPSYKPHKEIPLQFSQVSNVDKLKSLSKSNFNKLYLNMQK, encoded by the coding sequence ATGTATTCGCCAGAATCCATATTTCACGGTTTAAAGAATCCATCACTTATTCCAAGAGAGATCCGTCACCAGATCAAAAAGAAAACACCCCATGACTTTGGTATTCAAGGTAGTTATTACACTGGAAATATTGGTGATCGAGCGCTGGCAGAACAATTTAAAAACCAAATACAGAAAGACGGACACAGCGCTAGGATATTTGGCAGGAATACACGGGATAGTAATACCCCTCATAGAGTACTTGGAGGCGGTGGTGTTTTACATGATTGGTATGGAACCGAACACTTGAAGCGGCGGCTTGCTTATGTAAACGGTGGTGAGAAAGGATTTATTATTGGTGTGGGTGTTCCAGGATTCCAGTCATCTGAAGCGCGTGATCTTGTTTCACGAATATTACCAGAACTGGACCTAATTACAGTTCGTGATGAGTGGTCAAAACGCAATATTAAATCGGTATGTGATGTTGATGTATCGGTAACTGCTTGTCCTGTTTTTCTTTACGAAGATCCCGATATGAAGACTGCTGGACAAACTGGAGTTAACTTCCGCCCTTATTTTGGCCAAGAAGATAAACAGGACAGTGTATTATTGGACTATTTTGGCTATGAAGACATAAGAGAGGCCAAAACTACCTATATAGATAATGCACAGAAAATCTGCGAACAAATTCCTAATCCTATATTCATTCCATTCCATTCTACTGACGAGGAATTCGCACGAAAATATCTTGATGTTCCTATCCTTGATTACGATTTCTCTGTCGAAACGACATTGAAGCGTGTGAGCAGAATGGAAAGAATGGTAGCCACCCGGTATCATTCCCTCATATTTGCAGCTATTTGTGGAAAACCTGTGCTCCCAATAGCTTATGAACCAAAAGTGAAGGCTGTTGCCGAACGGTTAGAAGTACCTTCATATAAACCTCATAAAGAGATCCCTCTTCAGTTCTCACAAGTTTCCAATGTGGATAAGTTGAAATCATTGTCGAAAAGCAATTTCAATAAATTGTATCTGAATATGCAGAAGTGA
- a CDS encoding NAD-dependent epimerase/dehydratase family protein: MQNQRVLITGGAGFIGSNLANHLAEDNDVIAIDDEYLGTAENLEDDVDYRNRSVLEDDLPTDVDVVFHLAALSSYAMHEEDPTTGARVNVEGFVNVVDQARQDGCDTVVYASTSSIYGSQTEPSPEDMPVAVNTGYEASKLARERYGEYFANHYDMDVAGMRFFSVYQGYGGAEEHKGEYANVIAQFADDLAGGDAPALYGDGTQTRDFTHVDDIVRGLELAADHELTGVYNLGTGDAYSFNELVEMLNDELGTDIDPEYVENPIPEDVYVHDTCADSSKMREETGWEPQISLEEGVEQVCEPYTE; encoded by the coding sequence ATGCAGAACCAGCGCGTCCTGATAACGGGCGGGGCAGGGTTTATCGGCTCCAATTTGGCGAACCACCTCGCCGAAGACAACGACGTCATCGCGATCGACGACGAGTACCTCGGCACGGCCGAGAACCTCGAGGACGATGTCGACTACCGCAACCGAAGCGTCCTCGAGGACGACCTCCCGACGGACGTCGACGTCGTCTTCCACCTCGCCGCGCTCTCGTCGTACGCGATGCACGAGGAGGATCCCACGACGGGCGCCCGCGTGAACGTCGAGGGGTTCGTCAACGTCGTCGATCAGGCCCGCCAGGACGGCTGCGACACCGTCGTCTACGCCTCGACCTCCTCCATCTACGGGAGCCAGACCGAACCCTCGCCGGAGGACATGCCGGTCGCGGTCAACACCGGCTACGAGGCCTCCAAGCTCGCCCGCGAGCGCTACGGCGAGTACTTCGCGAACCACTACGACATGGACGTCGCCGGGATGCGCTTCTTCTCGGTCTACCAGGGGTACGGCGGCGCCGAGGAACACAAGGGCGAGTACGCCAACGTGATCGCGCAGTTCGCCGACGACCTCGCCGGCGGCGACGCGCCCGCCCTCTACGGCGACGGCACCCAGACGCGGGACTTCACCCACGTCGACGACATCGTCCGCGGCCTCGAGCTCGCGGCCGACCACGAACTCACCGGCGTCTACAACCTCGGCACCGGCGACGCCTACAGCTTCAACGAGCTCGTCGAGATGCTCAACGACGAACTCGGCACCGACATCGATCCCGAGTACGTCGAGAACCCGATCCCCGAGGACGTCTACGTCCACGACACCTGCGCCGACTCGAGCAAGATGCGCGAGGAAACCGGCTGGGAACCCCAGATCTCCCTCGAGGAGGGCGTCGAACAGGTCTGCGAACCCTACACCGAGTAG
- a CDS encoding ABC transporter ATP-binding protein, producing the protein MASESSARSDARVSPDRSVTIRCDGVIHEYDGRSGWIGSGSDRSVTALEDVSLEIETGEVVGLIGPSGSGKSTVLHVLAGLIVPDDGTVELLGDDLTARSERERTRLRRERVGLVFQQFHLLPSLTAVANVALPLVQLGYGRAERRRRAERRLEQVGLGDRTTHRPGELSGGERQRVAIARALVTDPDVILADEPTGELDTETGMAVLDDLVDAAEERTVVLATHDERAVDRTERAISLLDGAVVDDGR; encoded by the coding sequence ATGGCAAGCGAATCGTCCGCGAGGAGCGACGCCCGCGTATCGCCCGATCGATCCGTCACGATCCGCTGTGACGGCGTCATCCACGAGTACGATGGGCGGTCCGGCTGGATCGGGTCCGGCTCCGATCGGTCGGTCACCGCCCTCGAGGACGTCTCCCTCGAGATCGAGACCGGCGAGGTCGTCGGGCTGATCGGGCCCAGCGGCAGCGGGAAGTCGACGGTCCTGCACGTGCTCGCCGGCCTGATCGTGCCCGACGACGGAACCGTCGAACTCCTCGGGGACGATCTCACCGCCCGCTCCGAACGCGAACGAACCCGACTCCGCCGCGAGCGGGTCGGCCTCGTTTTCCAGCAGTTCCACCTCCTCCCGTCGCTGACGGCCGTCGCGAACGTCGCCCTGCCGCTCGTGCAGTTAGGCTACGGCCGAGCGGAACGACGCCGAAGGGCCGAACGGCGGCTCGAGCAGGTCGGGCTGGGCGACCGGACCACCCACCGACCCGGCGAACTCAGCGGCGGCGAACGGCAACGCGTCGCCATCGCCCGCGCGCTGGTGACCGACCCCGACGTGATCCTGGCCGACGAACCGACGGGGGAACTGGACACGGAAACGGGGATGGCCGTCCTCGACGATCTCGTCGACGCCGCCGAGGAGCGAACCGTCGTTCTGGCGACCCACGACGAGCGGGCGGTCGACCGCACGGAGCGCGCGATTTCCCTTCTCGACGGAGCGGTGGTCGACGATGGTCGATGA
- a CDS encoding ABC transporter permease, whose product MAHRLRKLAATARLSAAQLRHEIGRSVLVIVAIALAVLAVTLLAGLGLGVLETGQDRFDEADQDVWISGGAVELTAGGGMENPIADSHQLAADVEEREDVQSASPIAFHAIYVGTEPEPSELELVSGVGVPSEHGGLTLEEGDGFSEGDVHYGEGDYDGPMTREVIVDPRMAERFDLEVGDTIYVGTSPSTAAEEEFTVVGISSSYSQFLGTTTATMPLSELQEITGTTGSDRAAFVTATVAPGADRGAVSDEIQAAHPEYDVRTSEEQFESMFEDQVLLLASGTALVVLAVVAGVVLTVNLLALVASRQRGELAALRALGLSRWLLTGIIGGQGIVLGLCGGLLGLLATPPTAFALNHLAASLVGFENLLRTPPIVYLAGGAIAVVVGTLGAAVAGWRTSRYARLEHLAE is encoded by the coding sequence ATGGCTCACAGACTCCGCAAACTCGCCGCGACCGCGCGCCTCTCGGCGGCCCAGCTCCGCCACGAGATCGGTCGCTCCGTACTGGTGATCGTCGCGATCGCGCTGGCCGTCCTCGCGGTGACCCTGCTCGCGGGGCTCGGCCTCGGCGTCCTCGAGACCGGACAGGATCGGTTCGACGAGGCCGACCAGGACGTCTGGATCTCGGGCGGCGCGGTCGAACTCACGGCCGGCGGCGGCATGGAGAACCCGATCGCCGACTCCCATCAACTCGCGGCCGACGTCGAGGAGCGCGAGGACGTCCAGAGCGCGTCGCCGATCGCGTTTCACGCGATCTACGTGGGCACGGAGCCGGAGCCGTCGGAGCTCGAACTCGTCTCGGGCGTCGGGGTGCCGAGCGAACACGGCGGGCTGACCCTCGAGGAGGGCGACGGCTTCTCGGAGGGGGACGTCCACTACGGCGAGGGCGACTACGACGGGCCGATGACCCGCGAAGTGATCGTGGACCCGCGCATGGCCGAGCGGTTCGACCTCGAGGTCGGCGACACGATCTACGTCGGGACGAGCCCGTCGACCGCGGCCGAGGAGGAGTTCACCGTCGTCGGGATTTCCTCGTCGTACTCGCAGTTCCTGGGGACCACGACCGCGACGATGCCGCTGAGCGAACTCCAGGAGATCACCGGGACGACGGGATCGGATCGCGCGGCCTTCGTGACCGCGACCGTCGCTCCCGGCGCCGACCGAGGCGCCGTCAGCGACGAGATACAGGCGGCGCATCCGGAGTACGACGTGCGCACGAGCGAGGAACAGTTCGAGTCGATGTTCGAAGATCAGGTCCTCTTGCTGGCCAGCGGGACCGCCCTCGTCGTGCTCGCCGTCGTCGCGGGCGTGGTGTTGACGGTCAACCTCCTGGCGCTGGTCGCGTCCCGACAGCGCGGGGAGCTGGCGGCGTTGCGCGCGCTCGGGCTCTCGCGGTGGCTCCTCACGGGGATCATCGGCGGCCAGGGGATCGTGCTCGGGCTCTGCGGCGGCCTCCTCGGACTGCTCGCGACGCCCCCGACCGCGTTCGCCTTGAACCACCTCGCCGCCTCGCTGGTCGGCTTCGAGAACCTGTTGCGGACGCCGCCGATCGTCTACCTCGCCGGCGGGGCGATCGCGGTCGTCGTCGGCACGCTCGGCGCCGCCGTCGCCGGCTGGCGAACCAGTCGGTACGCTCGCCTCGAGCACCTCGCGGAGTGA
- a CDS encoding sugar phosphate nucleotidyltransferase has product MDAIVLAGGYATRLWPITKHRPKMFLPVGDTTVIDGVLEDLETDTRIDDVYVSTNERFADAFEDHLETNEYHKPQLSIEDTTDEDEKFGVIGALAQLVDRENLEDDTIVIAGDNLLSFGVSEFVDFFQKRQTPTLAAYDVGDYDRATSYGVLELEDDGREIVAFEEKPDDPPSTLVSVACYGFRAADLDLLETYLDGENNPDEPGWFVQWLVDRERVDAFTFDGAWYDIGTPESYLDAVAWRFDGDSAIHPDASLEGTTIGPNVHVMAGAQVTDATLRDCVVFPDATIADCTIERSVIDTETEIRATDVESALVGPEMTLEETVSTR; this is encoded by the coding sequence ATGGACGCAATCGTACTCGCAGGCGGCTACGCGACGCGACTCTGGCCGATCACGAAACACCGGCCCAAGATGTTCCTCCCGGTCGGCGACACGACCGTGATCGACGGCGTGCTCGAGGACCTCGAGACCGACACTAGAATCGACGACGTCTACGTCTCGACGAACGAACGCTTCGCGGACGCGTTCGAGGACCACCTCGAGACCAACGAGTACCACAAACCCCAGCTCTCGATCGAAGACACGACCGACGAGGACGAGAAGTTCGGCGTCATCGGCGCCCTCGCCCAGCTCGTCGACCGCGAAAACCTCGAGGACGACACGATCGTCATCGCGGGCGATAACCTCCTCAGCTTCGGCGTCAGCGAGTTCGTCGACTTCTTCCAGAAACGACAGACCCCAACGCTCGCCGCCTATGACGTCGGCGATTACGACCGCGCGACGTCCTACGGCGTGCTCGAGCTCGAGGACGACGGCCGCGAGATCGTCGCCTTCGAGGAGAAGCCCGACGACCCGCCGAGCACGCTCGTGTCGGTCGCCTGCTACGGATTCCGCGCGGCGGACCTCGACTTACTCGAGACGTATCTGGACGGGGAGAACAATCCCGACGAGCCGGGCTGGTTCGTCCAGTGGCTCGTCGACCGGGAGCGCGTCGACGCGTTCACGTTCGACGGCGCCTGGTACGACATCGGGACGCCCGAGAGTTACCTCGACGCCGTCGCCTGGCGGTTCGACGGCGACAGCGCGATCCACCCCGACGCGTCGCTCGAGGGGACGACGATCGGCCCGAACGTGCACGTCATGGCGGGCGCGCAGGTCACCGACGCGACCCTCCGGGACTGCGTCGTCTTCCCCGACGCCACGATCGCCGACTGCACGATCGAACGATCGGTAATCGATACGGAGACGGAGATCCGCGCGACGGACGTCGAGTCCGCGCTCGTCGGGCCGGAGATGACGCTCGAGGAAACCGTTTCCACTCGCTAA
- a CDS encoding WbqC family protein: MSTFDEESYDGRRYHTDDLTVAIHQPNYLPWLGYFHKIHRSDVFVFLDTVEYTSNSWINRNKIKTPDGWTWLTVPVRGSSGPIADAEIADDGWRNSHEKSLQQNYGKAAYFDDVIDLFEQTYAQSWESLCELNIHLVRSLADRLGLECRFVRSSDLDVDATRSERIVGLCDELGADRYFSGTGARSYNDRTQFEAAGIALEYQSIDHPQYEQRFGDFVPNLSIVDALMNLGADGTYDLLHSITDHE, encoded by the coding sequence ATGAGCACGTTCGACGAAGAGAGCTACGACGGGCGGCGTTACCACACGGATGATCTCACCGTCGCCATTCATCAACCGAATTATCTGCCCTGGCTCGGCTACTTTCACAAGATCCATCGGTCTGACGTCTTCGTCTTTCTCGACACCGTCGAGTACACGTCGAACTCCTGGATCAACCGTAACAAGATCAAAACGCCCGACGGATGGACGTGGCTCACCGTGCCCGTTCGCGGATCCAGCGGGCCGATCGCGGACGCCGAGATCGCCGACGACGGGTGGCGAAACAGCCACGAAAAAAGCCTCCAGCAGAACTACGGAAAAGCCGCGTATTTCGACGACGTCATCGATCTCTTCGAGCAGACGTACGCACAGTCGTGGGAATCGTTGTGCGAATTGAATATCCATCTCGTTCGGAGCCTCGCGGATCGACTCGGGCTCGAGTGCCGATTCGTCCGCTCGTCGGACCTCGACGTCGATGCGACACGCAGCGAGCGAATCGTCGGACTCTGTGACGAACTCGGCGCCGATCGGTACTTCTCCGGTACGGGCGCTCGATCGTACAACGATCGCACGCAGTTCGAGGCGGCGGGTATCGCCCTCGAGTATCAGTCCATCGATCACCCGCAGTACGAACAGCGGTTCGGCGACTTCGTCCCGAACTTATCGATCGTCGACGCGCTCATGAACCTCGGAGCGGACGGGACGTACGACCTCCTCCACTCGATAACCGACCATGAGTAG
- a CDS encoding polysaccharide deacetylase family protein: MAKLEHEFGVQSTYMVIPNTPLYDVANERAHLCEIAELGHEIGLHCAVDWGAGSDREAEETGESGLSHAERKQIEAARRQLESIGIGPITSLSFHQPVDRVLAGPSTIAGMVNAYSEALMSAYISDSAGRWREGEPIERITGRDTTDVMQVLTHPVWWAAEHEPPTERFLTVIESFDALNERVYDELVSVGPNHDGWNDQLSARSLELSG; the protein is encoded by the coding sequence ATGGCGAAGCTCGAACACGAGTTCGGCGTTCAGTCGACGTACATGGTCATTCCGAATACGCCGTTGTACGACGTTGCTAACGAGAGAGCGCACCTGTGCGAGATCGCGGAGCTAGGGCACGAAATCGGCCTCCACTGTGCTGTGGACTGGGGAGCAGGCAGCGACCGGGAAGCGGAGGAGACCGGTGAGAGTGGGCTGTCTCACGCGGAACGAAAGCAAATCGAAGCCGCTCGGCGTCAGCTGGAATCGATCGGTATCGGGCCCATCACGTCGCTTTCGTTCCACCAACCGGTGGACCGAGTACTCGCGGGTCCGTCGACGATAGCGGGAATGGTCAACGCCTACAGCGAAGCCCTGATGTCGGCGTACATCTCCGACTCCGCCGGCCGGTGGCGCGAGGGAGAACCGATCGAGAGAATAACCGGGCGTGACACAACGGACGTTATGCAGGTGCTGACGCATCCGGTCTGGTGGGCAGCGGAGCACGAACCGCCGACCGAGCGGTTCCTCACTGTCATTGAATCGTTCGATGCGCTGAACGAGCGGGTGTACGACGAACTCGTCTCGGTCGGTCCGAACCACGACGGCTGGAACGACCAGCTCTCGGCTCGGTCGCTGGAACTCTCAGGCTAA
- a CDS encoding glycosyltransferase has product MASKSHSDGSASAEQVLEHRSADELLVSRDSDIKPELSVVMPTLNEEEGIETCIGWIKSAVEELQLPTEIIISDSSTDRTPEIAREMGAIVVEPDQPGYGYAYRYAFERARGQYIAMGDADTTYDFKDIPRLLSHLEETGADMVMGSRLEGEIRPGAMPTLHQYIGNPLLTKFLNLFYRAGVSDAHSGFRVFRRQALDEMDLETTGMEFASEMIMEAGAKDLVIEETPIIYHEREGEETLESFRDGWRHVRFMLVNAPGFLFSAPGMVMSLLGMAIMGIAYSGASLGEASLGIHSMIAGSLLTIVGYQVASLGVFAAVTSDPIQKPEDPITERVIGSLSLEHGATAGLLVFGAGGLYAAGLVYQWVSNGFASLEFTMGALVAFTAIVIGLQTVFSSFFLSSVDR; this is encoded by the coding sequence ATGGCTTCAAAATCACATTCGGACGGTTCGGCTTCGGCGGAGCAGGTCCTCGAGCATCGATCGGCGGACGAACTCCTGGTTAGTCGCGACAGCGACATTAAACCGGAACTGTCCGTCGTGATGCCGACGTTAAACGAGGAGGAGGGAATCGAGACCTGTATCGGCTGGATCAAGTCGGCCGTCGAGGAATTACAGCTACCGACGGAGATCATCATCAGCGACAGTTCGACGGATCGAACGCCCGAGATCGCCCGCGAGATGGGCGCGATCGTCGTCGAACCCGACCAGCCGGGGTACGGCTACGCGTACCGCTACGCCTTCGAGCGCGCTCGGGGCCAGTACATCGCGATGGGCGACGCCGACACGACCTACGACTTCAAGGACATCCCGCGCCTGCTCAGCCACCTCGAGGAGACCGGCGCGGACATGGTGATGGGGAGTCGCCTCGAGGGCGAGATCAGGCCCGGCGCGATGCCGACGCTCCACCAGTACATCGGCAATCCGTTGTTGACGAAGTTCCTGAACCTGTTCTACCGGGCGGGCGTGAGCGACGCCCACAGCGGGTTCCGCGTGTTCCGCCGGCAGGCCCTCGACGAGATGGACCTCGAGACGACCGGAATGGAGTTCGCCTCGGAGATGATCATGGAGGCCGGCGCGAAGGACCTCGTGATCGAGGAGACGCCGATCATCTACCACGAGCGCGAGGGCGAGGAGACCCTCGAGAGCTTCCGGGACGGCTGGCGCCACGTCCGGTTCATGTTGGTCAACGCGCCGGGCTTCCTGTTCTCCGCTCCCGGGATGGTGATGAGCCTGCTCGGGATGGCCATCATGGGCATCGCGTACAGCGGCGCGTCGCTCGGTGAGGCGTCGCTCGGAATTCACTCGATGATCGCCGGCAGCCTGCTGACGATCGTCGGGTATCAGGTCGCGAGTCTCGGCGTGTTCGCCGCCGTCACCAGCGACCCGATTCAGAAGCCCGAGGACCCGATCACGGAACGCGTGATCGGATCGCTGTCGCTCGAGCACGGCGCGACCGCGGGTCTGCTGGTGTTCGGTGCGGGCGGACTGTACGCCGCGGGCCTGGTCTACCAGTGGGTCTCGAACGGGTTCGCCTCGCTCGAGTTCACGATGGGAGCACTGGTCGCCTTTACCGCGATCGTCATCGGCCTCCAGACCGTGTTCTCGTCGTTCTTCCTGAGTTCCGTCGACCGGTAG